A region from the Microcoleus sp. FACHB-68 genome encodes:
- a CDS encoding AarF/ABC1/UbiB kinase family protein encodes MAWPPVLGKANKDKAYRWSREDYSHKRRFVEIWTFFLLFMFTLWRDSKAWSYPGGMTEPKRIARRRAQAIWIRESLLELGPTFIKLGQLFSTRADIIPGEYVEELTKLQDKVPAFSYEKVERIIEQDLGKPIATLFKTFDPVPLAAASLGQVHKAYLHSGEEVVVKVQRAGLRRLFGIDLDIAKGIARYFQNHPDWGRGKDWMGIYDECCKILYEEIDYLSEGRNADTFRRNFRDENWVQVPRVYWRYTSPRVLTLEYMPGIKISHYEALEAAGLDRKELANLGAKAYLHQLLTDGFFHADPHPGNIAVNPDGSLIFYDFGMMGRVKNDVREKMMQLFFGIAQKNANKVVTSLIELEALSPMDDMGPVRRSIQYMLDHFMDQPFENQSVADITDDLYEIAYDQPFRFPATFTFVMRAFSTLEGVGKGLDPDFNFMEVAKPFAMQIMTNGNSSDRSSFLDELGRQAAQVSSTALGLPGRIDDTIEKLERGDLRIRVRSTETDRAIRRLSSMHLATNYALLIGAFTLSATILLVNNYVWLALVVALVATVLAVTLIRLLMRVDRFDRMS; translated from the coding sequence ACCGCTGGAGCCGCGAAGATTACTCCCACAAACGGCGCTTTGTCGAAATCTGGACGTTTTTTCTGTTGTTTATGTTCACTTTGTGGCGCGATAGCAAAGCTTGGAGTTATCCAGGTGGCATGACGGAACCTAAACGGATTGCCAGACGCCGCGCCCAAGCTATCTGGATTCGCGAGTCGCTCTTGGAGTTGGGGCCAACTTTTATCAAGCTGGGACAGTTATTTTCGACGCGTGCCGATATTATTCCCGGTGAGTATGTTGAAGAACTCACTAAGCTGCAAGATAAGGTGCCGGCTTTTAGTTATGAGAAGGTGGAGCGAATTATTGAGCAAGACTTAGGGAAGCCAATAGCGACGCTCTTCAAAACTTTTGACCCGGTTCCTTTGGCAGCCGCAAGTCTGGGACAGGTACACAAGGCGTACTTGCACTCCGGGGAAGAGGTTGTGGTTAAGGTGCAACGCGCTGGACTACGCCGGCTGTTCGGAATCGATTTAGATATCGCTAAGGGAATTGCTCGTTACTTTCAAAACCATCCAGACTGGGGCAGAGGTAAGGATTGGATGGGAATCTATGACGAGTGCTGCAAGATTCTCTATGAGGAAATCGATTATCTCAGCGAAGGGCGCAACGCGGATACTTTTCGGCGCAACTTCCGCGATGAGAACTGGGTGCAGGTGCCGCGTGTCTATTGGCGCTACACTTCGCCTAGGGTTCTGACTCTGGAATATATGCCAGGGATTAAGATCAGTCACTACGAAGCGCTGGAGGCTGCCGGTTTAGATCGCAAGGAATTGGCAAATCTCGGTGCTAAAGCATACTTGCATCAACTCCTCACTGATGGCTTCTTTCATGCTGACCCCCATCCGGGCAATATTGCGGTTAACCCGGACGGCTCGTTGATCTTTTATGATTTTGGCATGATGGGCCGGGTCAAAAATGATGTCCGGGAAAAGATGATGCAGCTGTTTTTTGGCATTGCCCAAAAAAATGCCAATAAAGTTGTGACTTCTTTGATAGAACTGGAAGCTTTATCCCCGATGGATGACATGGGTCCGGTGCGCCGGTCGATCCAGTATATGCTGGATCACTTTATGGATCAGCCCTTTGAAAATCAGTCGGTGGCAGACATTACTGATGATTTGTACGAGATTGCCTACGATCAGCCTTTCCGCTTTCCGGCTACCTTTACCTTTGTGATGCGGGCTTTTTCCACTTTAGAGGGGGTGGGGAAGGGACTTGACCCAGATTTTAATTTTATGGAGGTTGCAAAGCCTTTTGCAATGCAAATTATGACGAATGGCAATTCCTCAGATCGCAGTAGCTTTCTCGATGAACTGGGGCGTCAAGCAGCTCAGGTGAGTAGCACGGCCTTGGGTTTGCCGGGTCGAATTGACGATACGATTGAAAAGCTAGAGCGGGGGGATCTCCGCATTCGCGTCCGCTCAACTGAAACAGACCGGGCCATCCGCCGGCTGAGCAGTATGCATTTGGCAACGAACTATGCGTTGCTGATCGGTGCTTTCACCTTGTCGGCTACGATTTTATTAGTGAATAATTATGTCTGGTTGGCGCTGGTTGTGGCTCTGGTTGCAACCGTGCTAGCTGTGACTTTGATTCGACTCCTGATGCGGGTTGACCGATTTGATCGGATGTCTTGA